The following proteins are co-located in the Silene latifolia isolate original U9 population chromosome 1, ASM4854445v1, whole genome shotgun sequence genome:
- the LOC141618332 gene encoding CEN-like protein 2, with protein MAKSNPLIISRVVGDVIDPFYPSITMSVTFNSNKQVYNGHEFFPSSVTLKPRVQVHDSDMKTFFTLIMTDPDVPGPSDPYLKEHLHWIVTDIPGTTDATFGKEIVSYEMPRPNIGIHRFVFLLFKQKRRASVGTPTTRDRFCTRTFAENNNLGLPVAAVYFNCQRETAARRR; from the exons ATGGCAAAGTCAAACCCTCTTATAATTAGTAGAGTAGTGGGAGATGTCATTGACCCTTTTTATCCATCTATAACTATGTCTGTCACTTTTAATTCTAACAAACAAGTTTATAATGGTCATGAATTCTTCCCTTCTTCTGTCACCCTTAAGCCTAGGGTTCAAGTTCATGATTCTGACATGAAAACTTTCTTCACTTTg ATTATGACTGATCCGGATGTTCCCGGGCCAAGTGATCCATATCTGAAAGAGCATTTACACTG GATTGTGACAGACATTCCAGGCACAACGGATGCCACTTTTG GAAAAGAGATTGTAAGCTATGAGATGCCAAGGCCAAACATAGGAATCCACAGGTTTGTGTTCCTACTGTTCAAGCAGAAGCGTAGGGCAAGCGTTGGGACTCCGACTACTCGAGATCGATTCTGCACTCGCACGTTTGCTGAAAACAACAATCTTGGACTTCCTGTTGCTGCTGTCTACTTCAATTGCCAAAGAGAAACCGCTGCTCGAAGACGCTAA